In one Vicinamibacterales bacterium genomic region, the following are encoded:
- a CDS encoding amidohydrolase/deacetylase family metallohydrolase has product MRVLHRLALAACLLAAAVATGRAQRPVDARKYDLLLRGGHVIDGRNRLSAVRDVAIADGKIAAVAAGIDPALALKVVDASGLYVTPGLIDLHVHVYAGTGERASYAGDNSVYPDGFSFRSGVTTVVDAGCAGWRTFDDFRQRIIDRSKTRVLAFLNIVGNGMRGGKFEQDLADMEVKPTADMALRHKGLIVGIKTAHFAGPEWAPVERAVAAGTIANVPVMVDFGTNRAERPLSELVTKKLRPGDIYTHLYSGLRDEQLPSGQVNPALFEGRRRGVVFDVGHGGGSFLWRIAVPAVKAGFLPDSISTDLHIGSMNAGMKDLLNVMDKFLAMGLPLDDAVLRATWNPAKQIGREDLGHLSPGAAADVAVLRLEKGRFGFVDMYGARMDGTQRLTNELTLRDGRVVYDLNGITRPDWKTLPGDYRQTGDARWDAVTPAPRRPGGR; this is encoded by the coding sequence ATGAGAGTGTTGCACAGGCTCGCCCTCGCCGCATGTCTGCTGGCCGCGGCGGTCGCGACCGGCAGAGCGCAGCGCCCGGTCGACGCCCGGAAATACGATCTGCTCCTGAGGGGCGGGCACGTGATCGACGGCCGCAACCGCCTCAGCGCGGTTCGCGACGTCGCGATCGCGGATGGGAAGATCGCGGCGGTCGCCGCCGGCATCGATCCGGCGCTGGCGCTGAAAGTGGTCGACGCGTCGGGCCTCTACGTGACCCCCGGCCTGATCGACCTGCACGTTCACGTCTACGCCGGCACCGGCGAGCGCGCCTCTTACGCCGGCGACAACAGCGTCTATCCGGACGGATTCAGTTTCCGCAGCGGCGTGACGACGGTCGTGGACGCCGGCTGCGCCGGCTGGCGCACCTTCGACGATTTCAGACAGCGGATCATCGATCGGTCGAAAACCCGCGTCCTCGCCTTCCTCAATATCGTCGGCAACGGCATGCGCGGCGGGAAGTTCGAGCAGGACCTCGCCGACATGGAGGTGAAGCCCACGGCCGACATGGCGCTGCGGCACAAGGGCCTGATCGTGGGGATCAAGACGGCGCACTTCGCCGGCCCGGAGTGGGCGCCGGTCGAACGCGCCGTCGCCGCCGGGACGATCGCGAACGTTCCCGTCATGGTCGACTTCGGCACCAATCGCGCCGAGCGTCCGCTCAGTGAGCTGGTCACGAAGAAGCTCCGGCCCGGCGACATCTACACGCACCTCTATTCGGGGCTGCGCGACGAACAGCTCCCCTCCGGCCAGGTGAACCCGGCGCTGTTCGAGGGGCGCAGGCGCGGCGTCGTCTTCGACGTCGGGCACGGCGGCGGCAGCTTCCTGTGGCGCATCGCCGTTCCCGCAGTGAAGGCCGGCTTCCTGCCCGATTCCATCTCCACCGATCTCCACATCGGCAGCATGAACGCCGGCATGAAGGACCTCCTCAACGTGATGGACAAGTTCCTCGCGATGGGACTGCCGCTGGACGACGCGGTGCTGCGCGCCACCTGGAATCCCGCGAAACAGATCGGCCGCGAGGACCTCGGGCACCTCTCGCCCGGAGCCGCCGCCGACGTCGCCGTGCTGCGGCTCGAGAAAGGACGCTTCGGCTTCGTCGATATGTATGGGGCGCGGATGGACGGGACGCAGAGGCTCACGAACGAGCTGACGCTGCGGGACGGACGAGTCGTCTACGACTTGAACGGGATCACGCGGCCGGACTGGAAGACGCTGCCGGGCGATTACCGCCAGACCGGCGACGCCCGGTGGGACGCTGTGACGCCGGCGCCGCGGCGCCCGGGCGGGAGGTAA
- a CDS encoding DUF1080 domain-containing protein: MRKQTTFAACLLAALFGVRVMTQVQAPQNPPAGPAKPPAPAPTGYKDTPKQPDGKWLVHDDDRPRPVVVKPGPFVSLPPPADAIVLLGANNDLSKWQMTQGGGPVSWPIDASGVLSSGKGMIRTRRDDFTDYQLHVEFATPSEVRGNSQGRGNSGVFLNGVFEIQVLDSYENKSYADGQASAMYGQFPPMVNASRPPGEWQSYDIAFTSPRFNGDKLEKPAMVTVLHNGVVVHSNQAFWGPTAHRQIPPYAPSNAKGYIGLQDHGNPVRFRNVWIRELKLAE; encoded by the coding sequence ATGAGAAAGCAGACGACGTTCGCCGCGTGCCTGCTCGCGGCGCTGTTCGGCGTCAGGGTGATGACGCAGGTGCAGGCGCCGCAGAATCCGCCGGCCGGACCGGCCAAGCCGCCGGCGCCGGCGCCCACCGGCTACAAGGACACGCCGAAGCAGCCGGATGGCAAGTGGCTCGTCCACGACGACGATCGCCCGCGGCCGGTGGTCGTGAAGCCGGGCCCGTTCGTGTCACTGCCGCCGCCGGCGGACGCGATCGTCCTGCTCGGCGCCAACAACGATCTGAGCAAGTGGCAGATGACGCAGGGCGGCGGCCCGGTCAGCTGGCCGATCGACGCGAGCGGCGTGCTCTCGAGCGGCAAGGGCATGATCCGGACCAGGCGCGACGACTTCACCGACTACCAGCTGCACGTCGAGTTCGCCACGCCGTCCGAAGTGCGAGGCAACAGCCAGGGACGCGGCAACAGCGGCGTGTTCCTGAACGGCGTGTTCGAGATCCAGGTGCTCGACAGCTACGAGAACAAGTCGTATGCGGACGGCCAGGCGTCGGCGATGTACGGCCAGTTTCCGCCGATGGTGAACGCGTCGCGGCCGCCGGGCGAATGGCAGTCATACGATATCGCCTTCACCTCACCGCGCTTCAACGGCGACAAGCTGGAGAAGCCTGCGATGGTGACGGTGCTGCACAACGGCGTCGTGGTCCACTCGAATCAGGCGTTCTGGGGCCCCACCGCGCATCGTCAGATTCCACCGTACGCGCCGTCGAACGCCAAGGGGTATATCGGGCTGCAGGACCACGGCAACCCGGTGCGCTTCCGCAATGTCTGGATTCGAGAGCTGAAGCTCGCCGAGTAG
- a CDS encoding DUF1080 domain-containing protein, which yields MGHLIAVIVFAVLVQSPAGKPGPWKSLFDGKTMDAWKIFKTDRSPKQCEPGVLKDCWLVKDGELWKDGNANDMVTREQFGDFELELEWKIGKAGNSGIFYRGTEEYNAIYWSAPEYQLLDNVDAADNKRDDHVAGSMYEFSSPPRDAVKPVGEWNRTRIVAKGPHVEHWLNGIKTAEFEIGGPEWEAKYQASKFTKYPNFGKAPKGHIGIQGNHPGMLSLRNIRIRELQ from the coding sequence ATGGGCCATCTAATTGCGGTGATTGTTTTCGCGGTGCTGGTGCAGAGCCCGGCGGGGAAGCCGGGACCATGGAAGAGCCTGTTCGACGGCAAGACCATGGACGCCTGGAAGATCTTCAAGACCGACAGGTCCCCCAAGCAGTGCGAGCCCGGCGTGCTGAAAGACTGCTGGCTGGTGAAGGACGGCGAGCTGTGGAAAGACGGCAACGCCAACGACATGGTCACCAGGGAACAGTTCGGCGATTTCGAGCTCGAGCTCGAGTGGAAGATCGGCAAGGCGGGCAACTCCGGCATCTTCTATCGCGGCACCGAGGAGTACAACGCGATCTACTGGAGCGCCCCCGAGTATCAGCTCCTCGACAACGTCGACGCGGCCGACAACAAGCGCGACGACCACGTCGCCGGCTCGATGTACGAGTTCTCGTCGCCGCCGCGTGACGCGGTGAAGCCGGTGGGGGAGTGGAACCGCACGCGCATCGTCGCCAAGGGGCCGCACGTCGAGCACTGGCTGAACGGGATCAAGACCGCCGAGTTCGAGATCGGCGGCCCCGAGTGGGAAGCGAAATACCAGGCCAGCAAGTTCACCAAGTATCCGAACTTCGGCAAGGCGCCGAAGGGCCACATCGGCATCCAGGGCAATCACCCCGGCATGCTGTCACTCCGCAACATCAGAATCCGGGAGCTGCAATGA
- a CDS encoding Gfo/Idh/MocA family oxidoreductase, whose amino-acid sequence MEDKNKGVSRRQFIETAALTGAGLTIVPRHVLGKGFQAPSDLLNIAVVGCGGMGRSNLRAVGSQNIVALCDVDWDYAGRALDRFPQELEQRRNPPQRPAGAPAQPPQTDPVRQGEPIEVLERLVQNVPKAKRYTDYREMLQQQKDIDAVIVATPDHMHAPIALAAMDLGKHVYVQKPLCWSVEEARLLAKKAKDNPKIATQMGNQGHSGAESRMTVEYIQQGAIGDVAEVHVWTNRPLGYWPQGLPRPRAASAAAATASGQAPRALGWSGRDVETRVAQALAAGATPPPKDLQWDLFLGVAPQVEYHPVYHPFNWRGWVDWGQGALGDMGAHLIDFPFWALELGMPTSVETISTPFNDICFPNATTTYFEFAARASKPAVKMTWYDGGLLPPRPAEFSDEMIERNGRMVYKDQVDPGGGVMFIDSKGKLMHETYGYRPRLLPQSLHDSYGKPKPTLPRIQTTHEMNWVEAAKGKTPASCPFDYAARLVEVMLLGVVSLRARSKIYYDAPNMRVTNLASANDLLKREYRAGFKLT is encoded by the coding sequence ATGGAAGACAAGAACAAGGGTGTATCCCGACGGCAGTTCATCGAGACGGCGGCGCTGACCGGCGCCGGTCTCACCATCGTTCCGCGGCACGTGCTTGGAAAAGGGTTTCAGGCCCCCAGCGATCTGCTGAACATCGCCGTGGTGGGCTGCGGCGGCATGGGACGCAGCAACCTGCGCGCCGTCGGCAGCCAGAACATCGTCGCGCTGTGCGACGTGGACTGGGACTATGCGGGGCGCGCGCTCGATCGCTTCCCGCAGGAGCTGGAACAGCGCCGCAACCCGCCGCAGCGGCCGGCCGGCGCGCCGGCGCAGCCGCCGCAGACCGATCCGGTCCGCCAGGGAGAGCCGATCGAGGTGCTCGAGCGGCTGGTGCAGAACGTCCCGAAGGCGAAGCGCTACACGGACTACCGCGAGATGCTGCAGCAGCAGAAGGACATCGACGCGGTGATCGTCGCGACGCCCGATCACATGCACGCGCCGATCGCGCTCGCCGCGATGGATCTCGGCAAGCACGTCTACGTGCAGAAGCCGCTGTGCTGGTCGGTCGAAGAAGCCCGCCTGCTGGCGAAGAAGGCGAAAGACAACCCGAAGATCGCCACGCAGATGGGCAACCAGGGGCATTCGGGCGCCGAGTCGCGGATGACCGTCGAGTACATCCAGCAGGGCGCGATCGGCGACGTCGCCGAAGTCCACGTCTGGACCAACCGGCCGCTCGGCTACTGGCCTCAGGGGCTGCCGCGCCCGCGAGCGGCCTCCGCCGCCGCGGCGACGGCCAGCGGCCAGGCGCCGCGCGCGCTGGGCTGGAGCGGCCGCGACGTCGAGACCCGCGTCGCGCAGGCGCTCGCCGCGGGTGCGACGCCGCCGCCGAAGGATCTCCAGTGGGATCTCTTCCTCGGCGTGGCCCCGCAGGTCGAGTACCATCCGGTGTATCACCCGTTCAACTGGCGCGGCTGGGTCGACTGGGGCCAGGGGGCGCTCGGCGACATGGGCGCGCATCTGATCGACTTCCCGTTCTGGGCGCTCGAGCTGGGCATGCCGACGAGCGTGGAGACGATCTCGACGCCGTTCAACGACATCTGCTTCCCGAACGCGACCACCACCTACTTCGAGTTCGCCGCGCGCGCCAGCAAGCCGGCGGTGAAGATGACGTGGTACGACGGCGGATTGCTGCCGCCGCGGCCGGCGGAGTTCAGCGACGAGATGATCGAGCGCAACGGCCGGATGGTCTACAAGGACCAGGTCGATCCCGGCGGTGGCGTCATGTTCATCGACAGCAAGGGCAAGCTGATGCACGAGACGTACGGCTACCGGCCGCGCCTGCTGCCGCAGTCGCTGCACGACTCGTACGGCAAGCCGAAGCCGACGCTGCCGCGCATCCAGACGACGCACGAGATGAACTGGGTGGAGGCCGCGAAAGGCAAGACGCCGGCGTCCTGCCCGTTCGACTACGCGGCGCGGCTGGTGGAAGTGATGCTGCTCGGCGTCGTCTCGCTCCGCGCGCGCTCGAAGATCTATTACGACGCGCCGAACATGCGGGTGACGAACCTCGCGTCGGCCAACGACCTGCTCAAGCGCGAGTACCGCGCCGGGTTCAAGCTGACGTAG
- a CDS encoding ABC transporter permease — MPALSAHRDILFQDLRYTARTLVRARGFALTAILVIALGVGANTAAFSVADFVLFRSLPFPDPDSLVRLCEGPRTGGGWGCMNQMSPANYRDLKATSTSFRGMGAFAADAVNLVGGGEPVRLAIASVTPEVFPLLGVAPAMGRVFEPGDADARAAIISHGLWRSQFGGDPGVVGRTITLNGSPYTVIGVMPLSFYFPDRDKELWTSLILRDDAFANRSNNYLEAIARLKPGVTFDTARAELTLLADRLAREYPDTNDETGVSFFRMHDNMSPRFRVMLTALGGATLCLLILTCASLANLLLARASAREREMAVRAALGAGRGRLIRQLITETIVLTLLGGAVGVAVAAASLPLFSSLVPPTLPIAARPALDLRVFGLAAVFTALTGLGFGLFPAVRAARGSGFAALRDGGRTAGGRKQRVRAVLVTVEVTMSVILLIASGLLIRALWRVQSIEPGFSPRQVLTLRTALPRPKYERAARRDQYYQQVLAGVRALPGVESAAFISGLPMVMTGIVTAVEIPGQARENYRTGGVSHRWVTPQYFRTMGIPLRRGRDVEEADARDRAWVAVVSASFVERYWPGQDPIGRRFRHRDAERTVVGVVGDVKVRGLERTSEPQIYLPAGQVADGWPTNFEPKDLVVRHAGSGEALVGAIRRIVKEADPEQPISNVRTMEAVLAGDTASRQAQIQVLGVLAAVAFLLAGVGIYGLLAYTVSQRSQEIAVRLALGAQPAGVSRMIFAGGMRLAVFGIVPGVAGAYAAGRWMSALLFGIAPGDPATFAAGVGAVLLIALAGSLVPALRAVRVTPASVLRAD, encoded by the coding sequence ATGCCAGCACTCTCAGCCCACCGCGACATCCTCTTCCAGGACCTGCGCTACACCGCCCGCACGCTCGTCCGCGCGCGCGGCTTCGCCCTGACCGCCATCCTCGTCATCGCCCTGGGAGTCGGCGCCAACACCGCGGCCTTCTCGGTCGCGGATTTCGTGCTGTTCCGGTCGCTGCCGTTCCCGGATCCGGACAGCCTGGTGCGGCTCTGCGAGGGACCCCGCACCGGCGGCGGCTGGGGCTGCATGAACCAGATGTCCCCGGCGAACTACCGCGACTTGAAGGCGACGAGCACGTCGTTCCGCGGCATGGGGGCGTTCGCGGCCGACGCGGTGAATCTCGTCGGCGGAGGCGAGCCTGTCCGCCTCGCGATTGCCTCGGTGACGCCGGAGGTGTTCCCGCTGCTCGGCGTTGCGCCGGCCATGGGACGGGTGTTCGAGCCGGGCGACGCGGACGCCCGTGCGGCCATCATCAGCCACGGACTCTGGCGATCTCAGTTCGGCGGGGACCCCGGTGTGGTCGGGCGGACGATCACCCTGAACGGGTCGCCGTACACGGTCATCGGCGTCATGCCGCTGTCGTTCTACTTTCCCGACCGCGACAAGGAGCTCTGGACCTCCTTGATCCTCCGCGATGACGCGTTTGCGAATCGCTCGAACAACTACCTCGAGGCGATCGCGCGGCTGAAACCCGGCGTCACGTTCGACACCGCGCGCGCCGAGCTGACCCTGCTCGCCGATCGCCTGGCGCGCGAGTACCCGGACACCAACGACGAGACGGGCGTGAGTTTCTTCCGCATGCACGACAACATGTCGCCGCGCTTCCGCGTCATGCTGACCGCGCTGGGCGGGGCGACCCTGTGCCTGCTCATCCTCACGTGCGCGAGCCTGGCCAACCTGCTGCTCGCGCGGGCCAGCGCACGCGAGCGCGAGATGGCGGTCCGCGCGGCGCTCGGCGCCGGGCGGGGCCGGCTCATCCGCCAGTTGATCACCGAGACCATCGTCCTGACTCTTCTCGGCGGCGCCGTCGGCGTCGCCGTTGCGGCGGCGAGCCTGCCGCTGTTCTCGAGCCTCGTGCCGCCGACGCTGCCCATCGCGGCACGGCCGGCGCTCGACTTGCGCGTGTTCGGGCTGGCGGCGGTATTCACCGCGCTCACCGGTCTCGGGTTCGGACTGTTTCCCGCAGTGCGCGCCGCGCGCGGCTCCGGGTTCGCCGCGCTGCGTGACGGCGGCCGCACCGCGGGCGGGCGAAAGCAGCGCGTCCGCGCCGTGCTGGTGACGGTGGAAGTGACGATGTCGGTGATCCTGCTGATCGCCTCGGGGCTGCTGATCCGGGCGCTCTGGCGCGTGCAGTCGATCGAGCCCGGGTTCTCTCCGCGCCAGGTGCTCACGCTGCGCACCGCGCTGCCGCGGCCGAAATACGAACGCGCCGCGCGCCGCGATCAGTATTACCAGCAGGTGCTGGCGGGCGTTCGCGCGCTGCCCGGCGTCGAGAGCGCCGCGTTCATCAGCGGCCTGCCAATGGTGATGACGGGCATCGTCACCGCCGTCGAGATTCCCGGTCAGGCCCGGGAGAACTACCGGACGGGCGGCGTCAGCCACCGCTGGGTAACGCCGCAATACTTCCGGACCATGGGGATCCCGCTTCGCCGCGGGCGCGACGTCGAGGAGGCGGACGCGCGGGACCGCGCGTGGGTCGCCGTGGTGAGCGCGTCGTTCGTCGAGCGCTACTGGCCCGGCCAGGATCCGATCGGCAGGCGTTTCCGCCACCGCGACGCGGAGCGCACCGTCGTCGGCGTGGTCGGCGACGTCAAGGTGCGCGGGCTCGAGCGGACCAGCGAGCCGCAGATCTACCTGCCGGCGGGGCAGGTCGCGGACGGCTGGCCGACGAACTTCGAGCCGAAGGATCTGGTCGTGCGCCACGCGGGCTCGGGCGAGGCGCTGGTCGGAGCGATTCGCCGCATCGTCAAGGAGGCGGATCCCGAGCAGCCGATCTCGAACGTCCGGACGATGGAGGCCGTGCTGGCGGGGGATACGGCGTCGCGGCAGGCGCAGATCCAGGTGCTCGGCGTCCTGGCGGCGGTAGCGTTCCTGCTCGCCGGCGTCGGCATCTACGGCCTGCTCGCCTACACCGTGTCGCAGCGCTCGCAGGAGATTGCAGTGCGGCTCGCGCTCGGCGCGCAGCCGGCAGGCGTCAGCCGGATGATCTTCGCCGGCGGCATGCGGCTGGCCGTCTTCGGCATCGTCCCCGGCGTCGCCGGCGCGTATGCCGCGGGACGGTGGATGAGCGCGCTGCTGTTCGGGATTGCGCCGGGCGATCCCGCCACCTTCGCGGCGGGCGTCGGCGCCGTGCTGCTCATCGCCCTGGCCGGTTCGCTGGTGCCCGCCCTCCGGGCCGTCCGGGTCACGCCTGCCTCGGTGCTGCGCGCCGACTGA
- a CDS encoding TonB-dependent receptor, whose product MVRSLRFAILALLIPAYAAAQQFRATVTGTVTDAQGGVVPGATVTALNTDTNVAVDAQTNDRGVYTIQDLQPGPYRITAALSGFKTFVREGITLRTAETVTVNLSLSMGAVEETVTVSAATTNIESNETTIAQTIENKRISELPLNGRQVYMLAQLTAGTIFTQTTFGATGFSGTRAWDVNGSLSIHGSRTGNNEFLMEGAPSAGTGGGTGNWNYAPPVDAIEEFKIGTSSVDASFGRTSGGVVNMTFKSGTNDLRGSGILLHRGTWLDANQIQNIRNRISNKEHKYFNGEAMLSGPVRRGKTFFMGGYQGFYENIPFPVTRTIPTAAQLRGDFSQTTTANGTPILIYDPATTVCSASLVCTRQPFPGNVIPENRWHPIAKALLPFIPKENATPSNLAGSSNFVNSPNLGRYRYNSYLTRIDHVFSDNHRLSFSNSANWGIEYRNENALPEPALRSDNYPTHRNHYLATVDDNRTFSNNMLWNTRVSWDRFDEPHEKEYGDVNPSLPFTGPYQLTGPPFPQIDFDQYEDMFPRTFRRPKNDAYSLSSTLSRTFGKHFAKVGGEFRAYEFYRQDEVPTNGRFDFRGTQFTRRDPLSGTGAASGNEFAQFLLGLPNAGVVTAGTPRTEKYRYYALFAQDDWKIGARATLNLGLRWDYQPPVRVGDNLTVSGFDSTSPNPLQSQLPQGSNTINPATGQPLTLRGGLLFANRGGPETPYKADWNNIQPRVGFTYKINDWLVARSNYGRSYLGLSSGGQAGVYTTDFQRNTPFVAFAPNGVDPATPWANPFPSGFLQPLAGELGLLTSIGTGFTIPNPDYEVPYTDQWMAGVDIQLPWKIGLDVAYVGNVVSKLGASRNINSVPKSENDKAIPALGGNAGYLNQTFTNPFAGLVPGQGLNATTAARSQLLRPYPQFGQITMNRLNLGSAYYNALETVATRRYSNGVMFAVNYTLMKLEDKINFLTDYDTEPFRDLQGDQRRHRLTITTLLDLPFGPGRRFGGSTSGIVAALIGGWQFNTIGEIQSGRPLALNTVAVQLDSDVALPKSEQSFSRWFDNSSTALNNPRPDGTFAWTVLGQNDYRVAKSRFHDVNEPTEPQWSFSLFKNNRLPGGQNLQVRVEAFNVFNVRIFGAPNTDPRQGNFGIVDTASQVNFPRTLQLGIRLGF is encoded by the coding sequence ATGGTTCGTTCGCTCAGGTTCGCGATTCTGGCTCTGCTCATACCCGCCTACGCAGCAGCCCAGCAGTTCAGGGCTACTGTTACCGGCACCGTGACCGACGCGCAAGGCGGCGTCGTGCCCGGCGCTACCGTGACCGCGCTCAATACCGACACCAACGTCGCCGTCGACGCTCAGACGAACGACCGCGGCGTGTACACGATTCAAGACCTGCAGCCGGGGCCGTACCGGATCACCGCGGCCCTCTCCGGGTTCAAGACGTTCGTTCGCGAGGGCATCACGCTGCGCACCGCCGAGACCGTCACCGTCAATCTCTCGCTGTCGATGGGCGCCGTCGAGGAAACGGTCACCGTCAGCGCGGCGACGACGAACATCGAATCGAACGAGACGACGATCGCCCAGACGATCGAGAACAAGCGGATCTCGGAGCTGCCGCTGAACGGGCGGCAGGTCTACATGCTCGCGCAGCTCACCGCCGGGACGATCTTCACGCAGACCACCTTCGGCGCGACCGGGTTCTCCGGCACGCGCGCGTGGGACGTCAACGGCTCGCTGTCGATCCACGGCAGCCGCACCGGCAACAACGAGTTCCTGATGGAAGGGGCGCCAAGCGCCGGCACCGGCGGCGGCACCGGCAACTGGAACTACGCGCCGCCGGTGGATGCGATCGAGGAATTCAAGATCGGCACCTCGAGCGTCGACGCCTCGTTCGGCCGCACCAGCGGCGGCGTCGTCAACATGACGTTCAAGTCGGGCACCAACGATCTCCGCGGCTCCGGCATCCTGCTGCACCGCGGCACCTGGCTCGACGCCAATCAGATCCAGAACATCCGCAACCGGATCTCGAACAAGGAACACAAGTACTTCAACGGCGAGGCGATGCTCAGCGGCCCGGTCCGCCGCGGCAAGACCTTCTTCATGGGCGGCTATCAGGGGTTCTACGAGAACATCCCGTTCCCGGTGACGCGGACCATCCCCACGGCAGCGCAGCTGCGCGGCGACTTCTCGCAGACGACCACGGCGAACGGCACGCCGATTCTCATCTACGATCCCGCGACCACGGTCTGCTCGGCGAGCCTGGTCTGCACGCGACAGCCGTTCCCGGGGAACGTCATCCCCGAGAACCGCTGGCACCCGATCGCCAAGGCCCTGCTGCCGTTCATCCCCAAGGAGAACGCGACGCCGAGCAACCTGGCGGGATCGAGCAACTTCGTCAACTCGCCCAATCTGGGCCGCTACCGCTACAACTCGTATCTCACGCGCATCGACCACGTCTTCAGCGACAACCACCGGCTCTCGTTCAGCAACAGCGCGAACTGGGGGATCGAGTATCGCAACGAGAACGCGCTGCCGGAGCCGGCGCTCCGCAGCGACAACTATCCGACCCACCGCAACCATTACCTCGCGACGGTGGACGACAACCGCACCTTCTCGAACAACATGCTGTGGAACACGCGCGTGTCATGGGATCGGTTCGACGAGCCGCACGAGAAGGAGTACGGTGACGTCAATCCCAGCCTGCCATTCACTGGTCCCTATCAGCTCACCGGACCGCCGTTCCCGCAGATCGACTTCGATCAGTACGAGGACATGTTCCCGCGCACCTTCCGGCGTCCGAAGAACGATGCGTACTCGCTCAGCTCGACGCTGTCGAGAACGTTCGGCAAGCACTTCGCCAAGGTCGGCGGCGAGTTCCGGGCGTATGAGTTCTACCGTCAGGACGAGGTCCCGACGAATGGCCGGTTCGATTTCCGTGGCACGCAGTTCACGCGCCGGGATCCACTCAGCGGAACCGGCGCCGCGTCGGGCAACGAGTTCGCGCAGTTTCTGCTGGGACTGCCTAACGCCGGCGTGGTGACCGCCGGAACCCCCCGCACGGAGAAGTACCGCTACTACGCGCTGTTCGCGCAGGACGACTGGAAGATCGGCGCGCGCGCCACGCTGAACCTCGGGCTCCGCTGGGACTACCAGCCGCCGGTTCGCGTCGGCGACAACCTGACGGTCTCCGGTTTCGATTCCACCTCCCCCAACCCGCTGCAGTCGCAGCTCCCGCAGGGATCGAACACGATCAATCCCGCGACCGGACAGCCGTTGACGCTGCGAGGGGGCCTGCTGTTCGCGAACCGCGGCGGCCCGGAGACGCCCTACAAGGCCGACTGGAACAACATCCAGCCGCGCGTCGGGTTTACCTACAAGATCAATGACTGGCTCGTCGCCCGGAGCAACTACGGCCGTTCGTACCTGGGGTTGTCGAGCGGCGGGCAGGCGGGCGTCTACACGACCGACTTCCAGAGGAACACGCCGTTCGTCGCCTTTGCGCCAAATGGCGTCGACCCTGCGACGCCGTGGGCGAATCCGTTCCCGTCCGGGTTCCTGCAGCCGCTCGCCGGCGAGCTTGGGCTCCTCACCAGCATCGGCACCGGCTTCACCATTCCCAATCCGGACTACGAGGTGCCGTATACGGATCAATGGATGGCAGGCGTCGACATTCAGTTGCCGTGGAAGATCGGGCTGGACGTGGCCTACGTCGGCAACGTCGTGAGCAAGCTGGGCGCGTCCCGGAACATCAACTCGGTGCCCAAGTCCGAGAACGACAAGGCCATCCCTGCGCTCGGCGGGAACGCCGGCTACCTCAATCAGACGTTCACCAACCCGTTCGCCGGCCTCGTCCCCGGCCAGGGGCTGAACGCCACCACGGCCGCCCGATCGCAGCTGCTGCGTCCCTACCCGCAGTTCGGCCAGATCACGATGAACCGGCTGAACCTCGGGTCGGCGTACTACAACGCGCTCGAGACGGTGGCAACGCGCCGCTACAGCAACGGCGTGATGTTCGCGGTGAACTACACGCTGATGAAGCTCGAGGACAAGATCAACTTCCTGACCGACTACGACACCGAACCGTTCAGGGATCTCCAGGGGGATCAGCGCCGGCACCGGCTGACGATCACCACGCTGCTGGATCTGCCGTTCGGGCCGGGGCGCCGGTTCGGCGGCAGCACGAGCGGCATCGTCGCGGCGCTGATCGGCGGATGGCAGTTCAATACCATCGGCGAGATCCAGTCCGGACGTCCGCTGGCGTTGAACACCGTCGCGGTCCAGCTCGATTCCGACGTCGCGCTTCCCAAGAGCGAGCAGTCGTTCTCGCGCTGGTTCGACAACAGCAGCACGGCGCTGAACAACCCGCGCCCCGACGGCACGTTCGCGTGGACGGTGCTCGGCCAGAACGACTACCGCGTGGCGAAGTCGCGGTTCCACGACGTCAACGAGCCGACCGAGCCGCAGTGGTCGTTCTCGCTGTTCAAGAACAACCGGCTCCCCGGCGGACAGAACCTGCAGGTTCGCGTCGAGGCGTTCAACGTGTTCAACGTCCGCATTTTCGGCGCGCCGAACACCGACCCGCGGCAGGGCAACTTCGGCATCGTCGATACGGCGAGCCAGGTGAACTTCCCGCGGACGCTCCAGCTCGGCATCAGGCTGGGCTTCTGA